The stretch of DNA TTGCTAGCAGTTACATAATCCTGTGACGCTTACGGCTCGCCAACTCAATCAAAGGCGAGCCGTAAGCGTCAGCGCCCGGAGTGCGCCACAAAACGCTAACCACTCGCTGAAAACGTCTACCCCGCATCCCCTGTCACCAACCCCGGCAGCACCGGCAGCGCCATCACCACCCGTAGCAACACGGTGACGACGAAGTACAGCGAGCAGTGGAAGAACGCCATGAAGGGTTCGAGGTCGAGCGCGACGAACGACGCGAATGTCGCGATGCCTACCGCGATGCCGCCGGCGACGAGCATCTGCCAGGTCTCGAGGCCCGTCGTCAGCCAGTCCGATTCGCCGAGGACACCAGCCAGGTGGTAATAGACGTACCACGACAGCGCGAACACGGCGCCAGCGGCGGCAGCGCGGAGCCACAGCATGCCACCGGTGTAGGGTTCGATCTCGGAATCTCGGAGGAAGCCATAGCCTGCCCAAGCGACGAGCGGCCCTAGCAGCACGCACATCCCCGCCCACCACCAGATGGCGTTATCGTCACCCTGAAGCAGGAACGCCGCCAGCAGCGAGAGGAGAGCAACCCCGGCGACGCCGGTCGCCACTAGCGGGTCGAACGCGCCGTCACTGCGTCGGACCGTCTTGAGGACCGAACGCCCCTTCGAGTCGGTGGGCCCCTCCGGCTTCGGGGCGTGGATCACCACCTGCTCGTCGAGCTTCGGGATGGTGATCGGCTTCTTGCAAGCGGGGCACGGCCCGGTCTTGCCGGCGTGCTCGTCGGCGACGTTGAAACGTTTCAAACAGCTCGGACAAGTGACATTGATCGCCATAACAGCAGGCAGCGGGAAGCAGGCAGAGGGCAGTTAAGCGAGTCGCGTCGTGTCGATGCGGTCAAGAATCCGCAGAGTTTCAGGCCATCGGGTCGAACGCTTTCAGTTCGTCCTCGTTGATCGTGTGGAACCCCTTGGAGAGCAGCGTATCGACCGCTTGCTCGATGTTGTCCACCATCAACGCCACCGCGGGCCTACCGTTGGGACGCACCAGCAGCGGGTAGACCTGCGTGATGTTGATCTCCGCCGCCAACAGCGCGGTGCAGATTTGCAGCATCGGCTGATTGGTCATCGGCAGCTCGACGCCGATCAGGTCGGACTCGACGATCGCCAAGCCGGCGCGCTCGAGGATTTCGCGGCCCGCTTCGGGGTCGCTGAGCAGGAACCGCACCAGGGCGCACTCGGTCGAGTCGCTGATCGTCAGGGCGACGATCCGCACGTTGCTCCCTTCGAAACGACGCACGACGCTCATCAGCTGGCCCACACGGTTCTCGAGGAACACGGTGAACTGCCGGATGGCGGGATAATCGTGCCCGCGGGCGGTCAGGTCCTGGGTGGCCGAGCCGTCGCCGATGCTCATGCGAGGTCCGTCGAGTGGGTAGCTAGCACGACAGGTGAGCGGTCCGCCCGCCGCGGCCGCTAGAAGCCGTAAAGATAGACAGCACAACAGTTTGTTGCAACTCGCCGAAAGGAGGCTCCGTTGCCCCTACCGGCTGGGGGCGGTAGCCTCGGGGGACGCTCACCTCGCCTCCCCAGCCGATCTCTCCCCAGACGGCCCCCAGCCTTTGCCTCTGCCGCCGTGATGCCCCGCGAACACGAGTTCGACCTCCCCGTCCGCTACTACGAG from Botrimarina mediterranea encodes:
- a CDS encoding zinc ribbon domain-containing protein: MAINVTCPSCLKRFNVADEHAGKTGPCPACKKPITIPKLDEQVVIHAPKPEGPTDSKGRSVLKTVRRSDGAFDPLVATGVAGVALLSLLAAFLLQGDDNAIWWWAGMCVLLGPLVAWAGYGFLRDSEIEPYTGGMLWLRAAAAGAVFALSWYVYYHLAGVLGESDWLTTGLETWQMLVAGGIAVGIATFASFVALDLEPFMAFFHCSLYFVVTVLLRVVMALPVLPGLVTGDAG
- a CDS encoding acetolactate synthase, yielding MSIGDGSATQDLTARGHDYPAIRQFTVFLENRVGQLMSVVRRFEGSNVRIVALTISDSTECALVRFLLSDPEAGREILERAGLAIVESDLIGVELPMTNQPMLQICTALLAAEINITQVYPLLVRPNGRPAVALMVDNIEQAVDTLLSKGFHTINEDELKAFDPMA